Proteins encoded together in one Tenuifilum sp. 4138str window:
- a CDS encoding DUF5683 domain-containing protein, whose product MHGTCFLLNGRQVNKCLSAFAIFFLLFIAPRVYSQTSDTKTLKKRDLTTQIWLGSHVLPGYGQAYNKQYWKIPIFYTGMGAMAYQGYQMNSDYKKWRKEYLALPADDPNRETFNINATEYRQKRNLFYAAATAFYLASVSDAVLVYNRGKHSPAAASILSTLVPGMGQAYNGAYWKIPVIYGGLSTFYFMIDWNNRGYKRFKTALFNLIDDDPDTQDEFNGTRTKEELRYYMDSYRRNRDLSALGFAVVYVLNIIDANVDGYLYDWNVDDNLTFRVEPAVFNPSQNLTYSTPAFGVSCRVTF is encoded by the coding sequence ATGCATGGCACTTGCTTTTTACTAAATGGCCGACAAGTCAATAAATGCCTGTCGGCCTTTGCAATTTTTTTTCTTTTATTTATCGCACCAAGGGTTTACTCGCAAACAAGCGATACCAAAACGCTAAAAAAGCGCGATTTAACCACCCAAATCTGGCTAGGATCGCATGTACTACCGGGTTACGGCCAAGCATACAATAAGCAGTACTGGAAAATTCCAATTTTTTACACCGGCATGGGAGCCATGGCTTACCAGGGTTACCAAATGAACTCTGACTATAAGAAATGGCGAAAGGAATACCTGGCACTGCCCGCCGATGACCCAAATCGCGAAACATTTAACATCAATGCCACGGAGTACCGACAGAAGAGGAATTTATTCTACGCAGCAGCCACTGCCTTTTACCTGGCCAGTGTTTCCGATGCAGTGCTGGTATATAACCGTGGCAAACACTCTCCTGCTGCTGCATCAATCCTATCAACTTTGGTGCCCGGCATGGGGCAGGCATACAATGGCGCATACTGGAAAATACCGGTTATTTATGGTGGGTTATCCACCTTCTACTTCATGATTGACTGGAATAACCGCGGTTACAAGCGCTTCAAAACCGCCCTATTCAACCTGATAGATGACGACCCCGACACACAGGATGAGTTCAACGGAACCCGGACTAAGGAAGAGCTAAGGTACTACATGGACAGCTACCGCCGCAATCGCGACCTGTCGGCACTGGGTTTTGCTGTGGTATATGTACTGAACATCATTGACGCCAACGTTGACGGCTACCTGTACGACTGGAACGTGGACGACAACTTAACGTTCCGGGTTGAGCCAGCCGTTTTTAACCCATCCCAGAATTTAACATACAGCACACCCGCCTTTGGGGTTTCGTGCAGGGTTACGTTCTAA
- a CDS encoding ParB/RepB/Spo0J family partition protein, translating into MSKKMALGKGLGALIDDAVDPTRNQDTKTEKQVVSELVNEIEIEKIDVNPYQPRTQFDEEALKELAESISKLGVIQPLTVRAVDGRFQLISGERRLRAAKLAGLKTIPVFIRTADDQGMLEMALVENIQREDLNAIEVAISYQRLIEECNLTQETLSERVGKKRATISNYLRLLKLPAEIQLGISQDLISMGHARALITIEDPKVQLDIYHQTIAEGLSVRRVEELARMANDPTPVSPAKTKDGKEKLSLGEQEIVLKDHLTNRLGLRADVKPGPKGDGKIVIAYNNQAELEAILEKFIKIEE; encoded by the coding sequence ATGTCAAAAAAGATGGCTTTAGGCAAAGGGTTAGGTGCTCTTATTGACGATGCGGTTGACCCAACACGCAACCAGGATACTAAAACCGAAAAACAGGTTGTGAGCGAGCTGGTTAACGAGATTGAAATTGAAAAAATCGACGTTAACCCCTACCAACCCCGTACCCAGTTCGATGAGGAAGCGCTAAAGGAACTTGCGGAATCAATATCCAAGCTTGGTGTTATACAACCCCTCACAGTTCGTGCGGTTGATGGTCGCTTTCAGCTTATTTCGGGTGAGCGCCGCCTAAGGGCAGCAAAGCTTGCCGGGCTAAAAACAATCCCAGTATTCATTCGCACTGCCGACGACCAGGGTATGCTTGAAATGGCCCTGGTTGAAAATATCCAGCGTGAGGACCTTAACGCCATTGAGGTAGCCATTAGCTACCAGCGCCTGATTGAGGAGTGTAACCTTACCCAGGAGACCCTATCCGAGAGGGTTGGCAAGAAAAGGGCTACCATATCCAACTACTTGCGCCTGCTTAAACTCCCAGCCGAGATCCAACTTGGCATAAGCCAGGACCTAATTAGTATGGGGCATGCTCGCGCACTTATTACCATTGAAGATCCTAAGGTACAGCTCGATATTTACCACCAAACCATTGCCGAAGGGCTATCGGTTCGTAGGGTTGAAGAGTTAGCCCGCATGGCTAACGATCCAACTCCCGTAAGTCCTGCTAAAACTAAGGATGGAAAGGAAAAGTTAAGCCTTGGTGAACAGGAAATAGTCCTGAAGGATCATCTTACCAACCGCTTGGGACTCCGCGCCGATGTTAAGCCAGGTCCCAAGGGCGATGGCAAAATTGTTATTGCTTACAATAACCAGGCTGAACTGGAAGCCATTCTTGAAAAGTTTATCAAGATTGAGGAGTAG
- a CDS encoding ParA family protein: MAKVIALANQKGGVGKTTTAINLAASLAVLEKKVLLIDADPQANATSGTGFDLRNIKTSIYECLIDDINPKDIVLNSEIKGLDLIPSHIDLVGAEIEMLNMPNREKILKGVIEKVKDDYDFVFIDCSPSLGLITVNALTAADSVIIPVQCEYFALEGLGKLLNTVKIIQTRLNTELQIEGFLLTMYDPRLRLSNQVVDEVRKHFQQMVFETIIQRNIKLSEAPSYGKPVILYDAASTGSLNYMNLARELLQKNNMTSIDNSSKIEE, encoded by the coding sequence ATGGCAAAAGTAATTGCATTAGCTAACCAGAAAGGTGGTGTAGGTAAAACCACCACAGCTATTAACCTTGCAGCCAGCTTGGCGGTTCTTGAGAAAAAGGTACTCCTGATTGATGCCGACCCTCAGGCCAACGCCACATCGGGTACCGGTTTTGATTTGCGCAACATAAAGACCAGTATCTACGAGTGCCTTATAGATGATATCAACCCTAAGGATATCGTTCTCAACTCTGAAATTAAGGGGTTAGACCTTATCCCCTCGCACATCGACCTGGTTGGTGCCGAAATTGAAATGCTCAACATGCCCAATAGGGAAAAGATACTTAAAGGGGTAATTGAAAAGGTTAAGGATGATTACGACTTTGTTTTCATTGATTGCTCGCCCTCGTTGGGACTAATAACTGTAAACGCACTCACTGCTGCCGATTCGGTAATTATTCCTGTGCAGTGCGAGTACTTTGCACTCGAGGGGTTGGGCAAGCTGCTTAATACCGTAAAAATCATTCAAACCCGTTTGAACACCGAACTGCAAATTGAAGGATTCCTGCTAACCATGTACGATCCTAGGCTTCGCCTTTCGAACCAAGTAGTTGATGAGGTACGCAAGCACTTCCAGCAAATGGTGTTCGAGACTATCATCCAGCGCAACATTAAGCTGAGCGAAGCACCTAGCTACGGCAAACCAGTAATTCTGTACGATGCCGCATCTACCGGATCGTTAAACTACATGAACCTGGCCCGGGAGCTGCTGCAGAAAAACAACATGACCAGCATTGACAATAGTAGCAAGATAGAGGAATAA
- a CDS encoding diacylglycerol/lipid kinase family protein, with amino-acid sequence MVNPRAGGGKSVVDWPIISRLLNKYDIHYSHAFTEYKYHAVELTVQAIVKGYRNIIAVGGDGTLNEVVNGIFIQKTVSPSEITVGVIGVGTGNDWFRMYEIPHNYEECVRAIKNKRVFKQDVGVAEYYESSVRHTRYFINAAGVGFDAEVARRTNRLKDLGKRGALLYIFSLIKALIRYRSTRINVKVDGKHFQDTVFSLTIGICRFNGAGMMQVPFALSDDGLFDVTIIKKISKLNVVANLPRLYNGTILKHSRVLGVRGKSIEIMSIPAVGLEVDGESLGETPLKFSIMQQALSVIVGEQFNQSKLTAKKQPQLLEPAAS; translated from the coding sequence GTGGTAAACCCGCGGGCTGGAGGGGGTAAATCGGTTGTCGATTGGCCTATCATTAGTCGTTTGCTCAACAAGTACGATATTCACTATTCCCATGCCTTTACGGAGTATAAGTACCATGCGGTTGAGCTCACCGTGCAGGCAATAGTAAAGGGTTACCGAAATATTATTGCAGTTGGTGGCGATGGCACCCTGAATGAGGTGGTTAACGGGATTTTTATTCAAAAGACCGTAAGCCCCAGCGAAATTACTGTTGGGGTAATAGGTGTTGGTACCGGAAACGATTGGTTTCGGATGTATGAGATACCACACAACTACGAGGAATGCGTTAGGGCAATAAAGAATAAAAGGGTATTCAAGCAGGATGTAGGTGTGGCCGAGTACTACGAATCGAGTGTTAGGCATACCCGTTACTTCATTAACGCCGCCGGCGTGGGTTTCGATGCCGAGGTAGCTCGCCGGACTAACCGTTTAAAGGATTTGGGGAAACGTGGCGCGTTGCTATACATTTTTAGCCTTATTAAGGCGCTTATCCGGTACCGCTCAACCCGAATTAACGTTAAGGTTGATGGTAAGCACTTTCAGGATACAGTTTTCAGCCTCACCATTGGAATTTGCCGCTTTAACGGCGCTGGTATGATGCAGGTTCCTTTTGCCCTTTCGGACGATGGGCTGTTTGATGTTACCATTATTAAAAAGATAAGTAAGCTTAATGTGGTTGCCAACCTGCCAAGGCTTTACAACGGAACCATCCTAAAGCATTCACGTGTTTTAGGCGTGAGGGGGAAAAGCATTGAGATAATGAGTATCCCAGCTGTTGGTCTTGAGGTTGATGGCGAATCGCTTGGTGAAACTCCCCTTAAATTCTCTATTATGCAGCAGGCGCTCTCCGTAATAGTTGGTGAGCAGTTTAACCAGTCCAAGCTAACCGCAAAGAAACAGCCCCAACTACTTGAACCAGCGGCCAGCTAA
- the porQ gene encoding type IX secretion system protein PorQ, which produces MRVVPTIILCFILAISVNGQNGGLSTYQFLNLPYSSRVAAFGGKMAASDLADISLTNQNPAMLDSSLHNAVSLFYTSYYASINFAAVSYAQRLNSRSTLGFSVFGINYGRFDQADESGAISGTFGGNDFALAVTYSYRIDSCFNVGVSVKPIYSHLERYYSLGISTDFGVHYLSGNKLFAAGIALRNVGVMVKPYTANTYENLPFEAVAGFSKKLAHAPFRFVVTMQHLERYDLYYSSPINNTDILGEDDKPSPNVVERVGRELISHLIAGVEFVPVKGFALRLGYNYQRRNELKVQERVSTVGFSWGVSLRIKKFDVSYSRATYHLTGSTNHFSITTNLQNWL; this is translated from the coding sequence ATGCGGGTTGTACCAACAATCATTCTTTGTTTCATTTTGGCCATTTCGGTTAATGGTCAGAATGGGGGCTTATCTACCTACCAGTTTCTGAATTTACCTTACTCTTCGCGCGTTGCTGCATTTGGTGGTAAGATGGCAGCATCGGATTTGGCCGATATCTCCCTGACGAACCAAAACCCGGCTATGCTCGATTCATCCCTGCATAATGCCGTTAGCTTGTTCTACACAAGCTACTACGCCAGCATTAATTTTGCAGCGGTGTCGTACGCCCAGCGATTGAACTCCAGAAGTACGCTTGGCTTTTCAGTTTTCGGAATTAACTATGGCCGTTTCGACCAAGCCGATGAATCGGGAGCAATATCGGGCACCTTTGGCGGCAACGATTTTGCTTTGGCGGTAACCTACAGCTACCGTATCGATTCCTGTTTTAATGTAGGGGTAAGCGTTAAGCCCATCTACTCGCACCTGGAGCGTTATTACTCCCTGGGGATTTCTACCGATTTTGGTGTACATTACCTTTCGGGCAATAAACTCTTTGCTGCGGGTATTGCGCTTAGGAATGTTGGTGTGATGGTAAAACCTTACACTGCCAATACTTACGAGAACTTACCTTTTGAGGCTGTTGCCGGTTTCAGTAAGAAGCTGGCGCATGCACCTTTCAGGTTTGTTGTAACCATGCAGCACCTGGAACGTTACGATTTGTATTACAGTTCCCCCATTAACAACACCGATATTCTTGGCGAAGATGACAAACCGTCGCCCAATGTGGTTGAGCGGGTAGGCCGTGAGCTGATTAGCCATTTGATTGCAGGGGTGGAGTTTGTACCCGTGAAAGGCTTTGCCTTACGTCTGGGGTATAACTACCAGCGCCGGAATGAGCTTAAGGTGCAGGAGCGAGTTTCAACTGTTGGGTTTAGCTGGGGAGTAAGCCTTAGAATAAAGAAGTTTGATGTTAGCTATAGTAGGGCAACATACCATTTAACTGGCTCTACCAACCATTTTTCAATTACCACCAATCTTCAAAACTGGCTTTAG
- the cmk gene encoding (d)CMP kinase produces MDKKIVIAIDGFSSCGKSTFAKAIAKRLGYLYIDSGAMYRVVTLELLRRGLIKDGVVDTSMLQSILKEINIGFSYDPVKMVYLTTLNGEVVEDEIRSPQVANHVSLVAAIPAVRTRLVELQRELGKKKGIVMDGRDIGTVVFPNAELKIFMTADPIVRARRRLKELQEKGLNVTLDEVLKNIEERDYIDQNRDVAPLRKADDAVVLDNTNMTVEEQMEWVEEMVKRLTV; encoded by the coding sequence ATGGATAAAAAAATAGTTATTGCTATTGATGGATTCTCGTCGTGTGGGAAAAGCACATTTGCTAAGGCCATTGCAAAACGTTTAGGATACCTATATATTGATAGTGGAGCCATGTATCGCGTGGTTACGCTGGAACTGCTCCGCCGGGGGCTTATTAAGGATGGCGTGGTGGATACATCAATGCTTCAAAGTATTTTAAAGGAGATAAACATTGGCTTCTCATACGATCCTGTTAAAATGGTTTACCTTACAACCCTGAATGGCGAGGTGGTTGAGGACGAAATTCGGAGTCCGCAGGTTGCTAACCATGTGAGCCTTGTTGCCGCCATACCGGCAGTGCGAACCCGACTAGTGGAGCTGCAAAGGGAACTTGGCAAAAAAAAAGGAATTGTAATGGATGGCCGCGATATTGGTACAGTGGTATTCCCCAATGCAGAGCTGAAAATATTCATGACGGCCGACCCTATTGTTCGTGCCCGGCGCAGGTTAAAGGAGTTGCAGGAAAAGGGTTTGAATGTTACCTTAGACGAGGTACTTAAAAATATTGAGGAGCGCGATTACATTGACCAGAATCGCGATGTGGCTCCACTCCGCAAAGCCGATGATGCCGTGGTTCTCGATAATACTAACATGACAGTTGAGGAGCAAATGGAGTGGGTGGAGGAAATGGTTAAGCGCCTTACCGTTTAA
- a CDS encoding 4-hydroxy-3-methylbut-2-enyl diphosphate reductase has product MRIEIDPNAGFCFGVVNAIKTAEENLSKGIEINCLGEIVHNEMENNRLKGIGMKTVKHDQLPELAGRSVLIRAHGEPPSTYELAKKYNINLVDATCPVVLKLQERVRKAWERLQPLGGTVIIFGKKGHAEVIGLCGQTNNQAVVVQDLNDLDGIDFSKPVEIFSQTTKEPEHYREIVEEIKRRVAIYNTQPETLLKVNNTICGQVSNRKPHIKAFAQKHDVMIFVSGTNSSNGKMLFEACLEANPNSHLIVNSAELNPEWLSGYQSVGISGATSTPLWLMQEVASAIEAIVKGKG; this is encoded by the coding sequence ATGAGAATTGAGATTGATCCTAATGCTGGTTTCTGTTTTGGTGTAGTAAATGCAATCAAGACAGCCGAAGAGAATTTGAGCAAAGGAATTGAAATCAACTGTCTGGGCGAGATAGTCCATAACGAGATGGAGAATAATCGTCTTAAAGGGATTGGCATGAAAACCGTAAAGCACGATCAACTGCCCGAACTGGCAGGGAGGAGTGTACTAATCCGTGCTCACGGTGAACCACCATCAACCTATGAGTTAGCAAAAAAGTACAACATCAACCTGGTTGATGCTACCTGTCCGGTGGTTCTTAAGCTACAGGAACGTGTCCGCAAGGCCTGGGAACGCCTTCAACCCCTTGGCGGAACTGTAATTATTTTTGGTAAAAAGGGGCACGCCGAGGTTATCGGCCTATGCGGACAAACTAACAACCAGGCTGTAGTAGTTCAGGATTTGAACGATCTTGACGGGATCGATTTCAGTAAACCTGTCGAAATTTTCTCGCAAACCACAAAGGAACCCGAGCACTATAGGGAGATTGTTGAGGAGATAAAGCGCCGGGTAGCTATATACAACACACAGCCCGAAACCCTACTTAAGGTTAACAATACCATTTGCGGACAGGTGTCGAACCGGAAGCCTCACATTAAGGCTTTTGCACAAAAACACGATGTGATGATTTTTGTTAGTGGCACCAACAGCTCAAACGGAAAGATGCTTTTTGAGGCCTGCCTGGAAGCAAACCCCAATAGCCATTTGATTGTTAATTCGGCTGAATTAAATCCTGAGTGGTTAAGTGGTTACCAGAGTGTAGGTATTAGCGGGGCAACCTCAACCCCACTTTGGCTTATGCAGGAGGTGGCAAGTGCCATTGAGGCAATTGTTAAGGGGAAAGGATAA
- a CDS encoding nucleoside permease yields MNLKLRLTLMNFLQFFIWGSWLLTIGAYWFQTKQWSGTEFGAIFSTMGLASLFMPAIAGIIADRWINAERLYGIFHILGGVMLFIVPMVNNPTTMFWVMLVNMMFYMPTIALSITVAYSSMKSRGMDIIKEYPPIRVWGTIGFIVALWFISLMGFETSSTQFYVASMASFILGLYAFTLPQCPPLGRGHKKSLVDELGLNAFKLFKSTKMAIFFIFAMLLGASLQLTNAYGDTFLHDFAKLPQFADLVAVKYPAIIMSISQISETLFILTIPFFLKRFGIKNVMLMSMVAWVLRFGLFAVGDPGPGLWMIILSCIIYGMAFDFFNISGSLFVETQSEPSIRASAQGLFMMMTNGFGAFLGSSISGIIIDKFFTIPNAPEGAIQFNWTGIWITFAAYSLVVAVLFAFLFKHKHNPADVANVQH; encoded by the coding sequence ATGAATTTGAAACTACGACTTACCCTAATGAATTTCCTTCAGTTTTTCATTTGGGGTTCATGGTTACTTACCATAGGGGCTTACTGGTTTCAAACCAAGCAGTGGAGCGGAACAGAATTTGGCGCTATTTTTTCCACAATGGGATTGGCATCGCTGTTCATGCCTGCCATAGCAGGTATCATTGCCGACCGTTGGATAAATGCCGAAAGGCTTTACGGAATTTTCCACATACTTGGTGGAGTAATGCTATTTATAGTCCCAATGGTCAATAACCCCACAACAATGTTTTGGGTTATGCTGGTTAACATGATGTTTTACATGCCAACCATTGCTCTTTCCATCACGGTTGCCTACTCCTCAATGAAAAGCAGGGGAATGGATATAATAAAAGAGTATCCGCCAATAAGGGTGTGGGGAACAATTGGTTTTATTGTGGCATTATGGTTTATCAGCTTAATGGGCTTTGAAACGTCATCAACCCAGTTTTACGTTGCTTCCATGGCATCGTTCATTTTAGGCCTATACGCCTTTACCTTACCTCAATGTCCGCCCTTGGGTCGTGGGCATAAGAAGTCGTTGGTTGATGAGCTTGGACTAAATGCGTTTAAACTTTTCAAGAGCACCAAGATGGCCATTTTCTTTATTTTTGCCATGTTGCTTGGTGCATCGCTGCAGCTGACAAACGCCTACGGCGACACCTTCCTTCACGATTTTGCCAAACTACCCCAGTTTGCTGATTTGGTTGCCGTAAAATACCCTGCCATTATCATGTCCATTTCACAGATCTCCGAAACACTGTTTATTCTTACCATTCCCTTCTTCCTTAAGCGTTTTGGGATAAAAAATGTGATGCTGATGAGCATGGTAGCATGGGTGCTGCGTTTTGGCCTTTTTGCAGTTGGCGATCCAGGCCCGGGTCTTTGGATGATTATCCTTTCATGTATAATCTACGGTATGGCTTTCGATTTCTTCAACATATCAGGTTCGTTGTTTGTTGAAACCCAAAGTGAGCCTTCCATAAGGGCAAGTGCGCAAGGTTTGTTTATGATGATGACAAACGGTTTTGGTGCTTTTCTGGGAAGTAGCATTAGCGGTATAATAATCGACAAGTTCTTCACCATACCTAATGCGCCTGAAGGTGCAATACAGTTCAACTGGACAGGCATTTGGATAACCTTTGCAGCCTACTCGCTAGTGGTTGCCGTTCTATTCGCTTTCCTATTCAAGCATAAACATAACCCTGCCGATGTGGCTAACGTTCAGCACTAA